A DNA window from Fragaria vesca subsp. vesca linkage group LG3, FraVesHawaii_1.0, whole genome shotgun sequence contains the following coding sequences:
- the LOC101307178 gene encoding E3 ubiquitin-protein ligase COP1-like, whose translation MGGGAMVPTGVKMELMSADETGAFEKEAPPDKDMMCPICIQVIRDAFLTACGHSFCHSCIVTHLGIKSDCPCCGQYLTPNLIFPNFLLDKLLRKSSAYMIERTGSPLEHLRRRLHEGCDMSIREVEGLLSLLEEKKRKMELQESESGMEIMVGFLHSLGRQKLEELNEIQTDLDYIKEDLIAVERRRFELFRQQHERSLQSDDIVYNAQYVQAQMSSINLHSNRAVVNDDETPTRSMQPINPPGELSTARKRRVRSQFNDLEECYLQKRRNGNKQGDLDAMDIEDYNPGLEDFYAMLKGFTKYSRLRVISELRQGDIFHSANIVSSIEFDRDEELFATAGVSRCIKVFEFSSVINEPEDIHCAVEEISTRSKLSCLSWNKYAKNQIASSDYEGIVTVWDVNTRQSVMEYEEHEKRAWSVDFSSTDPSMLVSGSDDCKVKIWCTNQEESALNINMKANICSVKYNPGSSFFVAVGSADHHIHYYDLRNISQPLHVFSGHRKAVSYVKFLSNTELASASTDSTLRLWDVKKNLPLCTYRGHMNEKNFVGLAVSNDYIACGSETNEVFVYHKGIPKPMAWHKFVSSDLNYEDDGAGSYFISAVCWKRDSPMILSANSQGTVKVLVLAA comes from the exons ATGGGCGGAGGAGCGATGGTGCCGACAGGGGTGAAGATGGAGCTAATGTCTGCTGACGAAACGGGGGCATTTGAGAAGGAGGCTCCGCCGGACAAGGATATGATGTGTCCGATATGCATTCAGGTGATAAGGGACGCGTTCCTCACTGCTTGTGGCCATAGCTTCTGCCACAGCTGCATCGTCACTCATCTCGGAATCAAGAGCGACTGTCCTTGCTGCGGTCAATACCTCACCCCAAACCTCATCTTCCCTAATTTCTTGCTCGACAAG TTGTTGAGAAAATCGTCCGCGTATATGATAGAGAGGACCGGATCTCCGTTGGAGCATCTGCGCCGGAGATTGCATGAG GGTTGCGATATGTCAATTAGAGAGGTGGAAGGGTTGTTGTCTCTTCTCGAAGAGAAGAAGAGGAAAATGGAGCTGCAAGAGTCCGAGTCGGGCATGGAGATCATGGTTGGGTTCTTGCATTCCCTTGGAAGGCAAAAGCTAGAGGAGCTCAATGAG ATACAAACTGATCTTGATTACATTAAGGAGGACCTGATTGCGGTGGAGAGACGTAGATTTGAACTATTCAGGCAACAACATGAGAGGTCATTGCAGAGTGATGACATTGTCTATAATGCGCAATATGTGCAAGCGCAGATGAGTTCTATCAATTTACATAGCAACAGGGCTGTTGTAAATGATGATGAAACTCCTACAAGGTCTATGCAGCCTATAAATCCACCAGGAGAACTGTCGACGGCAAGGAAAAGGCGTGTCCGTTCACAG TTCAACGACCTAGAAGAGTGTTACTTACAAAAGCGGCGAAATGGGAACAAACAAGGGGATTTAGATGCTATGGATATAGAAGATTATAATCCAGGCCTTGAAGACTTTTACGCTATGCTAAAGGGCTTTACAAAATACAG TCGATTGAGGGTCATTTCTGAACTGAGACAGGGTGATATTTTTCACTCTGCAAATATTGTGTCAAG TATAGAATTTGATCGAGACGAGGAATTGTTTGCTACTGCTGGGGTTTCACGGTGCATCAAGGTTTTTGAGTTTTCCTCG GTGATTAATGAACCTGAAGATATCCACTGTGCTGTCGAAGAGATATCCACACGATCCAAACTTAGTTGCTTGAGTTGGAACAAGTACGCTAAAAACCAAATTGCTAGTAGTGACTACGAGGGGATAGTAACAGTTTGGGATGTAAATACTCGTCAG AGTGTGATGGAATATGAAGAACATGAAAAGCGAGCTTGGAGCGTCGATTTCTCAAGCACCGATCCGTCAATGCTTGTGTCTGGAAGTGATGACTGCAAG GTCAAAATTTGGTGCACAAATCAAGAAGAAAGTGCTTTGAACATCAACATGAAGGCAAACATTTGTTCTGTCAAGTATAATCCCGGATCCAGCTTTTTCGTTGCG GTTGGTTCTGCAGATCATCACATTCATTATTATGACTTGAGAAATATCAGCCAACCACTGCATGTATTTAGCGGGCATAGGAAAGCTGTTTCGTACGTGAAATTCTTGTCTAACACTGAACTTGCTTCTGCATCGACTGACAGCACATTGCGATTGTGGGATGTAAAGAAGAACTTGCCG TTATGCACGTACAGAGGTCACATGAATGAGAAGAACTTTGTAGGCCTCGCAGTGAGTAATGACTACATTGCTTGCGGCAGCGAGACCAATGAAGTGTTCGTTTATCACAAG GGTATCCCAAAACCTATGGCTTGGCATAAATTTGTCTCTTCGGATTTAAACTACGAAGACGATGGTGCAGGATCATACTTCATCAGTGCTGTGTGTTGGAAGAGGGACAGTCCAATGATACTGTCAGCAAACAGTCAAGGAACAGTTAAAGTTCTTGTCCTTGCAGCCTGA
- the LOC101307464 gene encoding ubiquinol oxidase 4, chloroplastic/chromoplastic-like, whose product MAAATLSSTVFVTSASCSSSSSSLYSSYLKPRTLKASALTSSSSICSLNGFPCNPISARPSFHRNLYRVHATILQDEEEKVVVEESFEFKATTSDEVKASSGEASESEPSSDFEKWVIKGEQSINIFLTDTVIKILDTLYHDRDYARFFVLETIARVPYFAFMSVLHMYESFGWWRRSEYLKVHFAESWNEMHHLLIMEELGGNAWWFDRFLAQHIAVFYYFMTVFMYIISPRMAYHFSECVEGHAFSTYDKFIKAEEENLKKLPAPEVAVKYYTGSDLYLFDEFQTSRPPNSRRPKIENLYDVFLNIRDDEAEHCKTMKACQTHGNLSSPHSLIEDESTCVVPETDCEGIVDCLTKSVTTKPAE is encoded by the exons ATGGCAGCTGCGACTCTGTCTTCGACAGTGTTTGTAACCTCAGCTTCATGTTCTTCTTCTTCTTCTTCTTTGTATTCTTCGTATCTCAAACCAAGGACCTTGAAGGCTTCAGCTTTGACTTCCTCGTCATCTATTTGCTCTCTGAATGGTTTTCCTTGCAACCCCATCTCAGCTCGTCCATCATTTCACAG GAATTTGTATAGGGTACATGCAACTATTCTCCAAGATGAAGAAGAGAAAGTGGTGGTGGAGGAGTCCTTTGAGTTCAAGGCAACTACCTCTGATGAAGTGAAAGCCAGCAGTGGGGAGGCCTCTGAGAGTGAGCCTTCTAGTGATTTTGAGAAATGGGTTATCAAGGGTGAACAGTCCATCAACATTTTCCTAACG GATACAGTGATTAAGATACTTGATACTCTTTACCATGACCGTGATTATGCGAGGTTCTTTGTACTGGAAACTATTGCGAGGGTTCCTTACTTTG CCTTTATGTCTGTTCTACACATGTATGAGAGTTTTGGCTGGTGGAGAAGAAGTGAGTATTTGAAAGTGCATTTTGCTGAGAGCTGGAATGAGATGCACCACTTGCTTATCATGGAA GAATTGGGGGGAAATGCTTGGTGGTTTGATCGCTTTCTTGCTCAGCACATTGCAGTCTTCTATTACTTTATGACGGTTTTTATGTACATAATAAGCCCACGAATGGCCT ATCACTTCTCTGAATGTGTAGAGGGCCATGCATTTTCAACCTACGACAAGTTTATCAAGGCTGAAGAAG AGAATCTGAAAAAATTGCCTGCTCCTGAGGTTGCTGTAAAATACTACACTGGAAGTGACTTGTACTTGTTTG ATGAATTTCAAACTTCCAGACCTCCCAATTCTCGAAGGCCGAAAATAG AGAATTTGTATGATGTATTTCTGAACATAAGAGACGACGAGGCTGAGCACTGTAAGACGATGAAGGCCTGCCAGACTCACGGGAACCTCTCTTCTCCTCATTCACTCATAGAAGATGAGTCTACCTGTGTGGTTCCTGAAACAGATTGTGAAGGTATTGTAGATTGTTTAACAAAATCCGTTACGACGAAACCAGCAGAGTGA
- the LOC101307759 gene encoding uncharacterized protein LOC101307759 isoform 2, which translates to MEDQTQPILPKQNSNSGHEALEFKSFIPWLEWVFVDQSSIWRTGLSWSLFFVLAIGVPLVSNFLLSCPSCDANHSRPYHVVSQLSLSLFAGLSFVSLSFWTRKFGPRRFLFLDKLCDASEKVRQEYKQIFHNSMKLLCFIVFPCFAAECVYKIWWTTIFFLVCVMFQLMCRCQIIRLESFAQIFQKDTEVETIMMEHNKIRKTLRVISHRFRMFILISLIMVTASQLASLVTVTWSSAHVDIFEAGELALCSISLITSLFICLRSATKLTHKAQSITGLAAKWNVCATIHIHSFDYAETETPMIPQVSLDHHVFPFGADLESDDEEADEDDDLDNGKLVPVFRNTISFQKRHALVKYLEHNRAGITVFGTMVDRTWLHSIFGIQLALLLWTLNKTIFR; encoded by the exons ATGGAAGATCAAACGCAACCTATTCTGCCAAAACAAAATTCTAACTCCGGCCATGAAGCACTTGAGTTTAAGAGCTTTATTCCGTGGCTTGAATGGGTCTTTGTGGATCAGTCTAGTATCTGGAGGACAGGTCTTTCATGGTCACTCTTCTTCGTCTTAGCCATCGGTGTACCACTAGTCTCGAACTTTCTTCTCTCCTGCCCGAGCTGTGATGCCAACCATAGCAGACCTTACCATGTTGTTTCTCAGCTTTCGCTTTCCTTGTTCGCGGGTCTCTCCTTCGTCAGCCTCTCCTTCTGGACTCGAAAATTCGGTCCGAGGAGGTTTCTCTTCCTTGACAAGCTATGTGATGCAAGTGAGAAAGTCCGTCAAGAATATAAGCAAATATTTCAT AATTCAATGAAGCTCCTATGCTTCATTGTCTTCCCCTGTTTTGCTGCAGAGTGTGTGTACAAAATATGGTG GACAACGATTTTCTTCCTGGTGTGTGTTATGTTCCAGCTTATGTGCAGATGTCAAATAATAAGACTAGAAAGTTTCGCACAAATTTTTCAAAAGGATACCGAGGTGGAGACCATAATGATGGAACACAACAAGATCAGGAAGACCCTTCGGGTTATAAGCCATCGATTTCGAATGTTCATCTTGATCTCTCTGATCATGGTTACTGCGAGTCAGCTCGCCTCTCTTGTCACTGTAACCTGGTCGAGTGCTCATGTTGATATCTTCGAGGCAGGAGAACTCGCC TTATGTTCTATAAGCCTTATTACTAGTCTATTCATATGCTTGCGGAGTGCAACCAAATTAACACACAAAGCACAGTCAATTACCGGGCTTGCTGCAAAGTGGAATGTCTGTGCCACAATCCACATCCACTCTTTTGATTACGCAGAAACCGAGACTCCGATGATACCTCAGGTTTCCTTAGATCATCACGTGTTTCCTTTCGGTGCTGATTTGGAATCGGATGATGAAGAAGCGGACGAAGACGACGATCTGGACAATGGCAAGTTGGTGCCAGTTTTCAGAAACACAATCTCATTCCAGAAGAGACATGCTCTAG TGAAATATTTGGAGCATAATAGAGCGGGGATTACAGTGTTTGGGACCATGGTGGACAGAACATGGCTTCACTCTATTTTTGGAATTCAGCTGGCTCTTCTTCTATGGACGCTCAACAAGACAATTTTCCGTTAA
- the LOC101307759 gene encoding uncharacterized protein LOC101307759 isoform 1 produces the protein MEDQTQPILPKQNSNSGHEALEFKSFIPWLEWVFVDQSSIWRTGLSWSLFFVLAIGVPLVSNFLLSCPSCDANHSRPYHVVSQLSLSLFAGLSFVSLSFWTRKFGPRRFLFLDKLCDASEKVRQEYKQIFHNSMKLLCFIVFPCFAAECVYKIWWYVSGATELPYYGNMYLSDTILCLLQLCSWLYRTTIFFLVCVMFQLMCRCQIIRLESFAQIFQKDTEVETIMMEHNKIRKTLRVISHRFRMFILISLIMVTASQLASLVTVTWSSAHVDIFEAGELALCSISLITSLFICLRSATKLTHKAQSITGLAAKWNVCATIHIHSFDYAETETPMIPQVSLDHHVFPFGADLESDDEEADEDDDLDNGKLVPVFRNTISFQKRHALVKYLEHNRAGITVFGTMVDRTWLHSIFGIQLALLLWTLNKTIFR, from the exons ATGGAAGATCAAACGCAACCTATTCTGCCAAAACAAAATTCTAACTCCGGCCATGAAGCACTTGAGTTTAAGAGCTTTATTCCGTGGCTTGAATGGGTCTTTGTGGATCAGTCTAGTATCTGGAGGACAGGTCTTTCATGGTCACTCTTCTTCGTCTTAGCCATCGGTGTACCACTAGTCTCGAACTTTCTTCTCTCCTGCCCGAGCTGTGATGCCAACCATAGCAGACCTTACCATGTTGTTTCTCAGCTTTCGCTTTCCTTGTTCGCGGGTCTCTCCTTCGTCAGCCTCTCCTTCTGGACTCGAAAATTCGGTCCGAGGAGGTTTCTCTTCCTTGACAAGCTATGTGATGCAAGTGAGAAAGTCCGTCAAGAATATAAGCAAATATTTCAT AATTCAATGAAGCTCCTATGCTTCATTGTCTTCCCCTGTTTTGCTGCAGAGTGTGTGTACAAAATATGGTGGTATGTCTCAGGAGCAACAGAACTACCATACTATGGTAACATGTATTTGAGTGACACAATACTATGCTTGTTGCAACTGTGTTCATGGCTTTACAGGACAACGATTTTCTTCCTGGTGTGTGTTATGTTCCAGCTTATGTGCAGATGTCAAATAATAAGACTAGAAAGTTTCGCACAAATTTTTCAAAAGGATACCGAGGTGGAGACCATAATGATGGAACACAACAAGATCAGGAAGACCCTTCGGGTTATAAGCCATCGATTTCGAATGTTCATCTTGATCTCTCTGATCATGGTTACTGCGAGTCAGCTCGCCTCTCTTGTCACTGTAACCTGGTCGAGTGCTCATGTTGATATCTTCGAGGCAGGAGAACTCGCC TTATGTTCTATAAGCCTTATTACTAGTCTATTCATATGCTTGCGGAGTGCAACCAAATTAACACACAAAGCACAGTCAATTACCGGGCTTGCTGCAAAGTGGAATGTCTGTGCCACAATCCACATCCACTCTTTTGATTACGCAGAAACCGAGACTCCGATGATACCTCAGGTTTCCTTAGATCATCACGTGTTTCCTTTCGGTGCTGATTTGGAATCGGATGATGAAGAAGCGGACGAAGACGACGATCTGGACAATGGCAAGTTGGTGCCAGTTTTCAGAAACACAATCTCATTCCAGAAGAGACATGCTCTAG TGAAATATTTGGAGCATAATAGAGCGGGGATTACAGTGTTTGGGACCATGGTGGACAGAACATGGCTTCACTCTATTTTTGGAATTCAGCTGGCTCTTCTTCTATGGACGCTCAACAAGACAATTTTCCGTTAA